Proteins encoded by one window of Nicotiana tabacum cultivar K326 chromosome 10, ASM71507v2, whole genome shotgun sequence:
- the LOC107780369 gene encoding phospholipase D delta-like, whose protein sequence is MAGKHGIDIPGGSVLLHGELDLRVIEANSLPNMDMTCCSKFSPFGTTRKVKSKDTGNKSATRKIIDTSDPYVSVCIGGAKVARTTVIRNDENPTWNEHVRIPVAHKVDKVEFFVKDDDGVGGELIGKVEIPADKIHVGKEISGWFPILGSSGDPLKTGAQLHLSIQYKPMAENPIYRNGVGGEANRVGVPHTYFPLRKGGNVTLYQDAHVPDATLPEILLDDGKVFNHNKCWEDICHAMLEAKYLIYVVGWSVYHPIRLVREPTRPLPSAGERTLGDLLKYKSQEGVRVILLIWDDKTSNDDLFLKTEGVMQTHDEETRKFFKYSSVHCVLCPRSASSKLSVLKRQIVGNLFTHHQKCVLVDTEAPGNERKITAFIGGLDLCDGRYDTPEHRLFSDLDTVFGNDVHNPTFTTTSGGPREPWHDLHCKIDGPAAYDVLTNFEQRFNKATKWLKLRKVKQGSDTLLKLDRIAAIRMPSAGPDGDRVVRVTSEQDPESWHVQVFRSIDSGSVKGFPKDIKEAEAQNLVSGKNLKIERSIHLAYVKAIRSAQHFVYVENQYFLGSAYSWPSHRNSGANNLVPMEIALKIARKIAANEPFAAYIVVPMWPEGVPSSKPVQEILFWQSQTMAMMYKIVAEALDKAGVSQYFHPQDYLNFYCLGKREVAKGKSEKSVSQGLAQKFGRFMIYVHSKGMIVDDEYVLMGSANINQRSLSGSRDTEIAMGAYQPNYTWAKKDSHPHGQVYGYRMSLWAEHLGVVENTFTEPQTVECVRRVNEIARYNWNAFSGDEYNKMKGHLMQYPIQVSKNGDVTTLPGFECFPDVGGKILGAPTNLPDALTT, encoded by the exons ATGGCTGGAAAACATGGTATTGACATACCTGGAGGTTCAGTACTTCTGCACGGAGAACTGGACTTGCGGGTTATAGAAGCAAATTCACTTCCAAACATGGACATGACATGTTGTTCTAAGTTTAGTCCTTTTGGGACGACGCGAAAGGTTAAGAGCAAGGATACAGGGAATAAATCAGCAACTCGTAAAATAATAGATACTAGTGACCCCTATGTGTCTGTATGTATAGGCGGGGCAAAGGTAGCTCGAACAACAGTGATTCGCAACGATGAAAACCCAACATGGAATGAGCATGTACGCATACCAGTCGCTCACAAAGTTGACAAAGTAGAATTTTTTGTCAAGGACGATGATGGGGTAGGTGGTGAACTGATTGGAAAGGTGGAAATTCCTGCTGATAAAATTCATGTTGGTAAAGAAATAAGTGGTTGGTTCCCTATTCTTGGATCTTCTGGGGATCCATTGAAAACCGGTGCTCAACTGCATCTGTCAATCCAATACAAGCCAATGGCAGAGAACCCTATATATAGAAATGGTGTTGGAGGTGAAGCCAATAGAGTAGGAGTACCGCATACTTATTTTCCACTGCGAAAAGGAGGGAATGTTACTCTTTATCAGGATGCCCATGTACCTGATGCAACACTTCCTGAAATTTTGCTAGATGATGGGAAGGTTTTTAATCATAACAAATGTTGGGAAGACATTTGTCATGCCATGTTGGAggctaagtatttaatatatgttGTTGGTTGGTCCGTATATCATCCTATACGACTAGTAAGAGAACCTACAAGGCCGTTGCCTTCTGCAGGGGAACGAACACTTGGAGATTTGCTCAAGTACAAGTCACAAGAAGGAGTTCGCGTCATTTTGCTCATTTGGGATGATAAAACTTCAAATGATGATTTATTCCTCAAAACG GAAGGTGTAATGCAGACTCATGATGAAGAGACGAGAAAGTTTTTTAAATACTCAAGTGTACACTGTGTGCTTTGTCCTCGTTCCGCCAGCAGTAAGCTTAGTGTTTTGAAGAGACAG ATTGTTGGAAACCTATTTACACATCATCAGAAGTGTGTGCTTGTTGACACAGAAGCACCTGGGAATGAACGGAAAATAACTGCTTTTATTGGTGGCCTGGATTTATGTGATGGCCGCTATGACACTCCCGAGCATAGACTGTTTAGCGATCTCGATACTGTCTTTGGAAATGATGTTCATAATCCTACATTCACA ACTACTTCAGGTGGCCCAAGAGAACCATGGCATGATCTACACTGTAAAATTGACGGTCCTGCTGCTTATGATGTTTTGACAAACTTTGAGCAAAGATTTAACAAGGCCACTAAATGGCTCAAACTAAGGAAAGTCAAACAAGGATCTGATACATTGCTTAAATTAGATCGAATAGCAGCAATTCGCATGCCTTCTGCTGGGCCAGATGGTGACCGTGTGGTCCGTGTCACAAGTGAACAAGATCCAGAGAGTTGGCATGTGCAA GTATTTCGATCAATTGATTCAGGATCAGTAAAAGGATTTCCAAAAGACATTAAGGAAGCTGAAGCTCAG AATCTTGTCAGTGGAAAAAATTTGAAGATAGAAAGAAGCATACATTTGGCTTATGTGAAAGCAATTCGATCAGCCCAGCACTTTGTTTACGTAGAGAATCAGTATTTTCTTGGTTCTGCATATAGCTGGCCATCGCACCGAAATTCAG GAGCTAATAACCTAGTCCCTATGGAAATAGCTTTGAAAATTGCCAGAAAAATAGCAGCAAATGAACCTTTTGCAGCATACATTGTGGTTCCAATGTGGCCTGAAGGCGTCCCAAGCAGTAAACCAGTCCAAGAAATTCTCTTCTGGCAG AGCCAAACAATGGCTATGATGTACAAAATAGTGGCAGAGGCTTTAGATAAGGCAGGGGTTTCTCAGTATTTTCATCCTCAGGATTACTTGAACTTCTACTGCCTGGGGAAGCGCGAGGTAGCAAAGGGTAAAAGTGAGAAATCTGTGTCACAGGGATTGGCTCAGAAATTTGGGAGATTTATGATATATGTACACTCAAAAGGAATGATAGTAGATGATGAGTATGTGTTGATGGGTTCTGCAAATATCAACCAAAGATCTTTGAGTGGTTCTAGGGATACAGAAATTGCTATGGGAGCTTATCAACCAAATTATACATGGGCAAAAAAAGATAGTCATCCACATGGCCAG GTCTATGGTTATCGGATGTCTCTCTGGGCTGAGCATCTTGGAGTGGTGGAGAATACCTTCACGGAGCCACAGACAGTGGAATGCGTTAGACGCGTTAATGAGATAGCGAGATACAACTGGAATGCATTTTCAGGGGATGAGTACAATAAGATGAAGGGGCATTTGATGCAATATCCAATTCAGGTCAGCAAGAATGGAGATGTCACAACTCTGCCTGGATTTGAATGCTTCCCTGATGTTGGTGGTAAGATTCTAGGGGCACCCACAAATCTTCCTGATGCTCTTACCACTTAA